GCCGCGCGGAACTCGGTCTCGATCGACTGGCGCTGGCGACTCTCGCCCAGCTTGTGGGTGCGAACGACCAGCGCCACCGCCTTTCCGTCCGACGACGCCAGCCACCCGGGCATGAAACGGTCCTCGAGCACGCGCTGGAGGCGCTCGGCATCGCCGTCCGCCTCCAGCGCCTCGGCGTCGATCAGCGGCTCGACCACGAAGCCGTCCGCCGTGCCGGAAATGTGATCGACGCGGGTCAGCGCGAACACCCGATCCACGTCCGGATGGCGTTCCATGCGCGCGCTGACGCGATCGAGCGCACCCAGCGCGGCAGCGCCATAGAGCCCGTCGCCGGCAAAGAGGCCGATCAGGATCTCGTCGTTGGGGAACTCCTTGCGCAGCTCGCGCTCCAGCACCGTGGCCGGTGCGTCGTGGGGGAAGTAGAGCTCGGGTGCATTGTTGAGGTCTAGCCGCAACAGGAGCGCGGCGCCGAGCGCCTGCACGACGACGATGATCGCCAGCGCATGGCGCCAGCGCAGCAGGCGCGGCTGCATCAGGCGCAGGAGAAAGGTGCGGAGTCGATCATTCAACATTGCAGCACCGCCGTCGTGCCCTGGCCTCGCATTCAGAACTTAGCCTGCCAGCCCACCATCACCGAGTCGTTGCGCGCGTAGTAGCCGCCGAGCGTCTGCTCGGCGCCACTGAAGAGATGGGCGGCGAGGAAGAACTCGTGCTGGTCGATGCCGGTGTAGGCCAGGCGCGGGTTGAGATACAGATCACGCTCGCCCAGCCCGGCCATGAGGCGCAGGTCGGCGCGCCAGCGGCCGTGAGCGAAGGGATGCTCGATCTCGCCGGTCACGGCGTAGAACTCGGTACGATCGAGCACCGACACGTCGGTCAGCGTGCGATGGCCGGCAAGCTGGAGCGTGACGCGCGTCTCACCATCGCCGGGGAAGAACTCCGCGCCCACCACCACATCGACGCCGGGATCGGTACGGTACTCGAAGCCGGGGGTGGTGAGCGGTACGTCGCTGCGCCAGGCCAGCTCCATGCGCCAGGTGGCGCCCATGCGCTCGGTCTCGAGCTCGGCACCGACCACCGTGTCGTAGGGGTGGATCGCCGTCAGCACACCGGGCGATACACGGTAATAGGGCTGCGACTGGCGCACGCGCTGCACGCTGAAGCCGTAGTCCAGCCCGTCGCCACCGCCAGTCAGGCGCACACCGCCGCCACCGCTGCCATCCTCGTCGGCCTCGCGTACCTTCACGCCGGCCAGCCCGGGCAGCGCGCCGAAGCCGAGCAGG
This genomic stretch from Thauera sp. GDN1 harbors:
- a CDS encoding DUF1302 family protein codes for the protein MQAKHEGRLRRGMVTVASGMLLSMGALAADEGAGFKVDSLRVELGGFTDHPRASGDAFAQMAVSATGGEGDWSYALGARLDAWSQFGSADFTRVRADYTENYLRWRGKDLRLTLGTQNVMWGRVDEISPIDRMSRVDLSRVILDRLPDRRRAVPAVRAEYFGEDFKLDAVWLPAFDDAVMPHGDSVWHPVDTVKGRLLGFGALPGLAGVKVREADEDGSGGGGVRLTGGGDGLDYGFSVQRVRQSQPYYRVSPGVLTAIHPYDTVVGAELETERMGATWRMELAWRSDVPLTTPGFEYRTDPGVDVVVGAEFFPGDGETRVTLQLAGHRTLTDVSVLDRTEFYAVTGEIEHPFAHGRWRADLRLMAGLGERDLYLNPRLAYTGIDQHEFFLAAHLFSGAEQTLGGYYARNDSVMVGWQAKF